Proteins encoded together in one Pongo pygmaeus isolate AG05252 chromosome Y, NHGRI_mPonPyg2-v2.0_pri, whole genome shotgun sequence window:
- the LOC129025867 gene encoding RNA-binding motif protein, X chromosome-like codes for MMEANQPGKLFVGGLSREADEKTLKAVFGEHGRVSEVVWKKDRKNKCRGFAFITFENPADARNAAKDMNGKYLYGKAIKVEEANKPSFQRGGTRRTPPPSRHRSPSGSLRSTRRSSGGRRGWHHSRGGHLGDGGYTLDLHMSSSRGTFGVKRVPSSRIGSPPPKKSAPSTVARSNSGIGGQGPISRGRENYAGLSRREPSSSRRKNSTSARDDAYATKDSINHRSSRDTRCYAPPRKDCAWRDYGRSLRDEHSSRRYGDHDGHGRDDSERPSGRSYRHACQSYSKRPGTSRGVPPAPGPRMTFSGSSRRDYNNTRDRYDRSRESYSRSHRDSYSSGRGHSGRKEQTYPPSVDRVHRDPREEYGSSSYRASRKGVGGS; via the exons ATGATGGAAGCGAATCAGCCTGGCAAGCTTTTCGTTGGTGGGCTAAGTAGAGAAGCCGATGAAAAGACGCTTAAAGCAGTATTTGGGGAACATGGTCGCGTGTCGGAAG ttGTTTGGAAGAAAGATCGAAAAAACAAGTGTAGAGGCTTCGCATTTATTACTTTTGAGAACCCTGCAGATGCTAGGAATGCTGCCAAAGATATGAATGGAAAG TATTTGTATGGAAAAGCAATAAAAGTAGAAGAAGCCAATAAACCATCCTTTCAACGTGGTGGTACGCGGAGAACACCACCTCCTTCAAGACACAGAAGCCCTTCGGGAAGTCTGAGGTCTACAAGAAGAAGcagtggaggaagaagagggtggCATCACTCACGTGGAGGACACTTGG GTGATGGTGGATACACTCTTGATCTCCACATGAGTTCTTCTAGGGGAACGTTTGGAGTTAAAAGAGTTCCATCTTCAAGAATTGGAAGTCCTCCTCCTAAAAAATCTGCTCCTTCAACTGTGGCAAGAAGCAATAGTGGGATAGGAGGCCAAG GTCCCATTTCACGTGGAAGAGAGAACTATGCAGGTCTTTCACGCAGAGAGCCATCCTCCTCCCGGAGAAAGAACAGTACCTCAGCAAGAGATGATGCTTATGCAACTAAagatag CATAAATCATCGAAGTTCCCGAGACACCAGGTGTTATGCTCCGCCACGTAAAGACTGTGCATGGCGTGATTATGGTCGTTCTCTCCGTGATGAACATTCTTCTAGACGATATGG tGATCATGACGGCCATGGTAGAGATGATTCAGAACGTCCAAGTGGACGTTCCTACAGACATGCATGTCAGAGTTATAGTAAGCGTCCAG GGACCTCTCGTGGTGTACCACCTGCACCAGGTCCTCGGATGACTTTCAGTGGAAGCAGTCGCCGTGATTATAACAATACACGAGATAGATATGACAGAAGCCGGGAGAGTTACTCAAGGAGCCATCGTGATTCCTATTCCAGTGGTCGTGGGCACAGTGGCAGAAAAGAACAAACCTATCCACCTTCAGTGGATAGGGTGCACCGTGATCCTCGTGAAGAATATGGGAGCTCAAGTTACAGGGCTTCTAGAAAAGGTGTTGGGGGAAGCTGA